A region from the Enterobacter roggenkampii genome encodes:
- a CDS encoding amidohydrolase/deacetylase family metallohydrolase, translating to MFDLLLRRARLADDTLTDIAIQDGKIAATGDIDAPARKTVELNGDVFVSAGWIDSHVHCYPNSPIYHDEPDSVGVATGVTTVVDAGSTGADDVDDFYAITRKASTEVFALLNISRVGLIAQNELANMANIDADAVKEAVKRHPDFIVGLKARMSSSVVGDNGITPLARAKAIQKENGDLPLMVHIGNNPPNLDEIAELLSSGDIITHCYNGKPNRILTPSGELRASITSALKRGVRLDVGHGTASFSFEVAKRAIAMGILPHTISSDIYCRNRINGPVGSLASVMSKFLAIGMSLPQVIDCVTANAADGLRLTRKGRIQPGLDADLTLFTLKRQPTVLTDAENDSLQAEHILVPLAAIRAGKGYMTEQGSTEHAFDL from the coding sequence ATGTTTGATTTACTCCTGCGCCGTGCGCGCCTCGCCGACGATACCCTGACCGATATCGCCATTCAGGACGGGAAGATCGCCGCGACGGGCGACATAGACGCTCCCGCCCGCAAAACGGTGGAGCTAAACGGTGACGTGTTCGTCAGCGCAGGCTGGATTGACTCCCACGTACACTGCTATCCGAACTCCCCGATTTACCACGACGAACCGGACAGCGTGGGCGTTGCCACCGGCGTGACCACCGTGGTAGACGCGGGCAGCACCGGGGCCGACGACGTGGACGATTTCTACGCGATTACCCGCAAGGCCTCCACCGAGGTCTTTGCCCTGCTGAACATCTCCCGCGTGGGGCTGATTGCCCAGAACGAGCTGGCCAACATGGCCAATATTGACGCCGACGCGGTGAAAGAGGCGGTGAAACGCCATCCTGATTTTATCGTCGGCCTGAAGGCGCGCATGAGCAGCAGCGTGGTCGGTGACAACGGCATCACGCCGCTGGCGCGCGCCAAAGCCATTCAGAAAGAGAACGGCGACCTGCCGCTGATGGTGCACATTGGCAACAACCCGCCGAACCTCGACGAAATTGCCGAGCTGCTGAGCTCTGGCGACATCATCACCCACTGCTACAACGGCAAGCCTAATCGCATTCTGACGCCCTCCGGCGAATTGCGCGCCTCCATTACGTCTGCGCTGAAGCGCGGCGTGCGTCTGGACGTCGGCCACGGCACGGCAAGCTTCAGCTTTGAGGTGGCGAAACGCGCCATCGCGATGGGCATTCTGCCGCACACCATCAGCTCGGACATCTACTGCCGCAACCGCATCAACGGCCCGGTGGGCTCGCTGGCAAGCGTGATGTCGAAATTCCTCGCCATCGGCATGTCATTGCCGCAGGTGATTGACTGCGTCACGGCGAACGCCGCCGACGGCCTGCGCCTGACGCGCAAAGGCCGCATTCAGCCGGGTCTCGATGCCGACCTGACGCTGTTCACCCTTAAACGTCAGCCGACGGTGCTGACGGATGCCGAAAACGACAGCCTACAGGCTGAACACATACTGGTGCCGCTTGCCGCGATCCGCGCGGGCAAGGGCTACATGACTGAACAAGGGAGCACGGAACATGCCTTCGATTTATGA